In bacterium, a genomic segment contains:
- a CDS encoding right-handed parallel beta-helix repeat-containing protein, protein MSNEPRNMDMRALAGKSGVIGLLLSLLVSGLARADTTFVAAGTVDALWTSSGSPYVVQGNISVLAGDSLTIEPGVRVYFAGAYSLSVFGYLAVNGAHGDSVVFTTDTLQNPTKWRGMSLSNADDSSYIQYAVFEHSLANGNLGADSLGGALIVSNGTTISVEHTTFRRNRAELAGGGVYVSASTLLMDSCFFERNISRAEGGGLFLNNSVNSVVSSTRLFRNSALNGSGGGSYVRGTTPLLMSCTFDSNFARVNGGGIMFKNSFATLDCTVIKGNQGRGHGGGIACENSSPQIIDCVLDANYTTDFDGGGIYNWESSPHMLRCKIVNNRSADDGGGIHSYRELSNGIFEQCEVRGNLANGEGAGIWVTLDGAPTFIDCIVRDNTAGLYGGGVFLRNNAHPTFTNCDFDSNTSLGNGGGLSIRQSQPTLSNCRIRSNSADDEGGGVHLWEAAEAVVTNCLIADNSAGLNGGGISTNQSTLTATNCLVVSNSTAAQGGGLATANASKINLLHCTFGGNIGGGLRLESSVSDIENTVIGASAGNNLYLAGGSSSRVAYSLIETSPIFSGNDPSQGPPHLGILTATNANGDSCDTYFNVYGDAEFTDESGGDWSLMSSSRAIGAGNWNLLATDLAGEPRPQPVMTLPDMGAFESVDGFSPDGLFGSLFGALGPDTFKVVADIVIDSANSLVLAPGTTLLFCGPSGMQVSGILNAIGTVTDSISFVTDTSTNPGRWRGMVMNSNAGASELEHVLIADARAIDTKRTQGGAIRMNGVSPTLTSCTLTRHRALQGGIVYLEQSSPQFIECVFAQGVADSGGLVCSRSGSNPVIDYCVLTGGSATAGGGFLAQGATGQVRNSILCGNSSTSTGGAVFLDAAPALIRNNLVLNNSSTTGGAFWTGSTSAQIEFNTIAGNSAVDGAGIYMRFGSTQVKNNIIADNNGDGIYFFVTPTSVIRNNCVAINDSANFAFFGNSPSQGPAGLGGLDSLNANGDPCDRYYNIQLNPRWVSGSGHEYYLAHITTGDSADSPCVNAGETSATAPEGSTRTDFVADGGIADQGYHGPETAGPPAAIDDLVIRATVDSIYLYWSYEGTGLFTVKSDSLLDGNFETILAVTTDTSVVLPNSAPLHPLKGYFHVTVEPLE, encoded by the coding sequence ATGAGCAACGAACCGCGGAATATGGATATGCGAGCTTTGGCAGGAAAATCAGGCGTCATTGGGCTTCTTCTGAGTCTGCTTGTGAGCGGGTTGGCGCGTGCGGATACGACCTTCGTGGCGGCGGGCACTGTTGACGCACTTTGGACTTCATCGGGCAGCCCCTATGTGGTGCAGGGGAACATCTCGGTGTTGGCCGGGGACAGCCTGACCATAGAACCCGGAGTGCGGGTCTACTTTGCGGGCGCATATTCGCTCTCCGTTTTCGGTTATCTTGCGGTAAACGGAGCCCACGGAGATTCGGTAGTCTTCACAACAGACACGTTGCAGAATCCAACCAAGTGGCGCGGGATGTCGCTGAGCAACGCGGACGATTCAAGTTACATTCAGTACGCGGTTTTTGAGCATTCGCTGGCGAACGGTAATTTGGGTGCGGACAGTCTTGGCGGCGCGTTAATCGTCAGCAACGGGACGACCATAAGCGTTGAGCACACGACGTTTCGGCGCAACCGTGCCGAACTTGCCGGAGGAGGCGTCTATGTGAGCGCCTCGACATTGCTGATGGACTCCTGCTTCTTTGAACGGAACATCTCCCGGGCGGAGGGGGGCGGCCTGTTCCTGAACAACTCGGTCAATTCGGTCGTCAGCAGCACGCGGTTGTTCCGTAACAGTGCGCTGAACGGCAGCGGCGGCGGGTCGTATGTTCGCGGCACAACGCCTCTGCTGATGTCCTGCACCTTTGACAGCAATTTCGCGCGCGTGAACGGCGGTGGAATCATGTTCAAGAACTCGTTCGCGACGCTGGATTGTACAGTCATTAAAGGAAATCAGGGACGCGGTCACGGCGGCGGCATCGCCTGCGAAAACTCCTCGCCGCAAATCATAGATTGTGTCCTTGACGCGAACTATACGACGGATTTCGACGGCGGTGGAATCTACAATTGGGAATCCTCGCCGCATATGCTCCGCTGCAAAATCGTGAATAACCGTTCGGCGGATGACGGTGGCGGTATTCACAGCTATCGCGAGTTGTCGAACGGGATTTTCGAGCAGTGTGAAGTGCGCGGTAATCTTGCCAATGGAGAGGGTGCGGGAATTTGGGTGACCCTGGATGGCGCACCAACGTTCATTGACTGCATTGTGCGCGATAATACGGCAGGGTTGTACGGCGGCGGAGTTTTCCTGCGCAATAACGCGCATCCAACTTTCACGAATTGCGATTTTGACAGCAACACGAGTCTTGGAAATGGCGGCGGCCTGTCCATCCGGCAGTCCCAGCCGACTTTGAGCAACTGCCGGATTCGCTCGAATAGTGCTGACGATGAAGGCGGTGGAGTGCATCTCTGGGAGGCCGCCGAAGCCGTAGTCACGAACTGTCTGATTGCGGACAATTCCGCTGGTTTGAATGGCGGCGGAATATCAACGAACCAAAGTACATTGACGGCCACCAACTGCCTTGTTGTTTCCAATTCCACGGCAGCACAAGGCGGTGGACTGGCAACTGCCAATGCGAGCAAAATCAACTTGCTTCACTGCACGTTCGGCGGAAACATCGGGGGCGGACTGCGGCTTGAGTCATCGGTGTCTGATATCGAGAATACGGTCATCGGGGCTTCCGCTGGAAACAATCTATATCTTGCCGGAGGCAGTTCCTCGCGAGTCGCCTATTCACTCATAGAGACGTCTCCGATCTTCTCTGGCAATGACCCGAGTCAAGGTCCTCCCCATTTGGGAATCCTCACGGCCACGAATGCCAACGGCGACTCCTGTGACACGTATTTCAATGTCTATGGAGATGCGGAGTTCACGGATGAATCGGGCGGTGACTGGTCACTGATGTCATCCAGCAGGGCGATTGGCGCAGGGAATTGGAATTTACTGGCCACAGACCTTGCAGGCGAACCTCGTCCGCAACCGGTGATGACCTTGCCGGATATGGGAGCATTTGAATCCGTGGACGGTTTCTCGCCGGACGGTCTGTTCGGTTCGCTTTTCGGCGCATTGGGACCTGACACTTTCAAAGTCGTGGCTGATATCGTTATTGATTCAGCAAACAGTCTGGTGCTTGCGCCGGGTACCACTCTGCTCTTCTGCGGTCCGAGCGGGATGCAGGTTTCAGGGATATTGAATGCAATAGGAACCGTGACGGACTCCATTTCGTTTGTCACAGATACCAGCACAAATCCGGGGCGCTGGCGCGGCATGGTGATGAACAGCAACGCGGGTGCAAGCGAGCTGGAGCATGTCCTGATAGCGGACGCGCGCGCAATAGACACCAAACGCACGCAGGGCGGTGCTATCCGGATGAACGGCGTGTCTCCGACTCTGACTTCATGCACTCTCACCAGACATAGAGCGTTGCAGGGCGGCATCGTCTATCTCGAGCAGTCATCACCGCAGTTTATCGAGTGTGTCTTTGCTCAAGGCGTTGCAGACTCGGGTGGATTGGTGTGCTCGCGCAGCGGCAGCAATCCGGTGATTGACTACTGCGTCCTGACGGGCGGCAGCGCGACGGCCGGGGGAGGGTTTCTTGCTCAAGGCGCGACAGGGCAGGTGCGGAACAGTATTCTTTGCGGAAACAGTTCAACCTCCACGGGCGGCGCGGTGTTTCTTGATGCAGCACCCGCTCTCATCCGCAATAATCTCGTGCTCAACAACAGTTCGACGACAGGCGGCGCCTTTTGGACCGGCAGCACGAGCGCGCAAATAGAGTTTAACACGATTGCCGGAAACAGCGCAGTTGACGGAGCCGGCATATACATGCGGTTCGGTTCGACACAGGTGAAAAACAACATCATCGCTGACAACAACGGCGACGGCATATACTTCTTCGTCACACCGACTTCCGTGATTCGCAATAATTGTGTCGCGATAAATGACAGCGCCAATTTCGCGTTCTTCGGCAATTCGCCGTCGCAAGGCCCGGCGGGGCTTGGCGGTCTGGACAGCCTGAATGCGAACGGCGACCCATGTGACAGATATTACAATATTCAGTTGAACCCGCGATGGGTGAGCGGCAGCGGACACGAATACTATCTTGCTCACATTACAACTGGTGACAGTGCAGACTCGCCGTGCGTGAATGCCGGCGAAACTTCGGCGACCGCGCCGGAGGGTTCTACTCGAACGGATTTTGTCGCAGACGGCGGAATTGCCGACCAGGGTTATCACGGGCCTGAGACTGCCGGACCTCCCGCAGCTATAGATGATTTGGTAATCCGGGCGACGGTGGACAGCATCTATTTGTATTGGAGCTACGAGGGAACTGGATTATTCACCGTGAAGTCGGATTCATTGCTTGACGGGAATTTTGAGACAATTCTGGCGGTGACAACTGACACTTCAGTCGTGCTGCCAAACAGCGCTCCACTGCATCCGCTCAAAGGCTATTTCCATGTGACTGTGGAGCCTCTGGAGTGA
- a CDS encoding sulfurtransferase, with amino-acid sequence MKQIVTTDWLAEHLQDETIVIADARWVHMDSAAAYASYLQGHIPGAVFVDVDSVLSELGDYSKGRHPLPNPEDMVRKLASIGIGQGKFVVATEGDSFKVSARLWWLLRWIGVDDVAVLDGGFVKWQAEGREVETREHKRLPVAPYPVRLRSEMMSNAIEVERKLARGETVLDARAAERYRGEIEPLDKRAGHIEGARSIPLADLLTGDPPRLKSLEELRALFGEAGITDDESVTAYCGSGVTACQLLLALDQAGYGKLQLYPGSWSEWIELHPEAGVKLT; translated from the coding sequence GTGAAACAGATTGTCACGACGGATTGGCTGGCCGAACATCTTCAGGATGAGACAATTGTAATTGCCGACGCACGTTGGGTGCATATGGACAGCGCGGCGGCATATGCAAGCTATTTGCAGGGTCACATTCCCGGTGCGGTGTTTGTGGATGTGGATTCAGTATTGTCCGAGCTCGGGGATTATTCCAAAGGCAGGCATCCGCTGCCAAATCCTGAAGACATGGTGCGGAAGCTCGCGTCTATTGGAATCGGCCAGGGCAAGTTTGTGGTTGCGACGGAGGGAGATAGCTTCAAAGTGTCCGCGCGGCTGTGGTGGTTGCTGCGGTGGATTGGAGTGGACGACGTGGCTGTGCTGGACGGTGGATTTGTGAAATGGCAGGCGGAGGGCCGCGAGGTGGAAACACGCGAACACAAGCGCCTTCCGGTGGCACCCTATCCGGTGCGGCTGCGAAGTGAGATGATGAGCAATGCCATCGAAGTGGAACGAAAACTCGCGCGCGGCGAAACCGTGTTGGACGCACGCGCGGCGGAACGATATCGCGGAGAAATAGAACCGCTTGACAAACGTGCCGGACATATTGAAGGCGCGAGAAGTATTCCGTTGGCAGATTTGCTTACAGGTGACCCGCCAAGACTGAAGAGCCTCGAAGAGCTTCGCGCGTTGTTTGGCGAAGCCGGAATTACAGACGATGAGAGTGTCACGGCCTATTGCGGATCAGGAGTGACAGCCTGTCAGCTCCTGTTGGCTTTGGATCAGGCCGGATATGGAAAATTGCAATTGTACCCGGGTTCGTGGAGTGAATGGATTGAGTTGCACCCTGAAGCCGGTGTGAAGTTAACTTAG